The following proteins are encoded in a genomic region of Bradyrhizobium sp. SK17:
- a CDS encoding DsrE family protein has translation MLRRLVTAALLSLAFATGALAADKPHRIAIQVDQNDPQIMNLALNNATNVIEYYRAKNEDVEVDIVTYGPGLHMLRSDTSPVQDRIRRLKDLVFPGKIQFSACGNTKQGMEKAEGHAISVVPDATIVPSGVVHLMELQEQGWSYVRP, from the coding sequence ATGCTTCGCCGTCTCGTCACCGCCGCCCTGCTCTCGCTCGCCTTCGCAACCGGCGCGCTCGCCGCCGACAAGCCGCACCGCATCGCGATCCAGGTCGACCAGAACGATCCGCAGATCATGAACCTCGCGCTCAACAACGCCACCAACGTGATCGAATATTACCGCGCGAAGAATGAGGACGTGGAAGTCGACATCGTCACCTACGGCCCCGGCCTGCACATGCTGCGCAGCGATACCTCGCCGGTGCAGGACCGCATCAGGCGGCTGAAGGATCTCGTCTTCCCCGGCAAGATCCAGTTCTCCGCCTGCGGCAACACCAAGCAGGGCATGGAGAAGGCCGAGGGCCACGCGATCTCCGTCGTCCCCGACGCCACCATCGTACCGTCGGGCGTGGTGCACCTGATGGAGTTGCAGGAGCAGGGCTGGAGCTACGTCCGGCCCTGA